The following coding sequences lie in one Treponema sp. OMZ 790 genomic window:
- the rpsU gene encoding 30S ribosomal protein S21 has product MAYVTIDDSEHLEKALKRFKRQVEKEGIIREWKKKEFYEKPSTVLNRKNKALRRKLMKKTRRSRDSKSY; this is encoded by the coding sequence ATGGCATATGTAACAATTGACGATTCAGAGCATCTTGAAAAAGCTCTCAAAAGATTTAAGCGTCAAGTCGAAAAAGAAGGTATTATCCGCGAATGGAAAAAGAAGGAATTCTACGAAAAACCTTCCACCGTTTTAAACAGAAAGAATAAGGCCCTCCGCCGAAAACTTATGAAAAAAACAAGACGCTCACGCGATTCAAAGAGCTATTAA